The Agromyces hippuratus genome has a window encoding:
- a CDS encoding M1 family metallopeptidase, with translation MNGRRMKLVGGLTVALAVIGGLGATGAVAAPGSPGGPRYTAGAPGAGDAYFPNAGNGGYDVQHYDLDVTYAPPAAAPAPLEGQFDGTATIDLVATQDLDRFNLDLRGMTVTSLTVNGKPAASVSPPAPGAVVDGAAYWHVQNDEARVWELTVQPRPKLKAGQTARVVVEYGGPTSRPVDIEEALYGWVTTRDGAMVVSEPEGSMTWYPVSDHQTDKASYSFEITVPEGKAAVANGVQPKPEVTADGWTTWFWDAPDQQASYLTTASVGDFDVRDTYFSASGVPIIDAVDTKLTAARLATTNASLSRQVEMIDFYEQYFGGYPFIAYGSIVDDDTVFYALETQTRPVYSRSANEGTVAHELAHQWFGNTVSPERWQDIWLNEGWATYASWMWDESDGGATVQESYDDWYASEDPGDEYWDLRIGDPGPLGLFQGPVYDRGAGTLHALRVELGDDTFFAGTRLWLERYDDSAGTAEDFQAVFEEVSGADLDDFFQTWLYDQAKPPVTWTTP, from the coding sequence GTGAACGGCAGACGGATGAAGCTGGTGGGCGGCCTGACGGTCGCACTCGCGGTGATCGGAGGGCTCGGGGCGACCGGGGCCGTCGCGGCGCCCGGATCACCGGGCGGGCCGCGCTACACGGCGGGCGCGCCGGGAGCCGGCGATGCGTACTTCCCGAACGCCGGCAACGGCGGCTACGACGTGCAGCACTACGACCTCGACGTCACCTACGCTCCGCCCGCGGCCGCGCCCGCACCGCTCGAGGGGCAGTTCGACGGCACCGCCACGATCGACCTCGTCGCCACGCAGGACCTCGACCGGTTCAACCTCGACCTCCGCGGAATGACGGTCACCTCGCTGACGGTGAACGGCAAGCCCGCGGCATCCGTCTCGCCTCCGGCGCCCGGGGCCGTCGTCGACGGTGCCGCGTACTGGCACGTGCAGAACGACGAGGCGCGCGTCTGGGAGCTCACCGTGCAGCCCCGTCCGAAGCTCAAGGCGGGCCAGACCGCCCGGGTGGTCGTCGAGTACGGAGGCCCGACGTCGCGACCCGTCGACATCGAGGAGGCGCTCTACGGCTGGGTGACCACGCGCGACGGCGCCATGGTCGTCAGCGAGCCCGAGGGCTCGATGACGTGGTATCCCGTCAGCGACCACCAGACCGACAAGGCCAGCTACAGCTTCGAGATCACCGTGCCCGAGGGCAAGGCCGCCGTGGCGAACGGCGTGCAGCCGAAGCCCGAAGTCACGGCCGACGGCTGGACCACCTGGTTCTGGGACGCGCCCGACCAGCAGGCCAGCTACCTCACGACCGCGTCGGTGGGCGACTTCGACGTGCGGGACACTTACTTCTCGGCGAGCGGCGTGCCGATCATCGACGCGGTCGACACGAAGCTGACCGCCGCTCGGCTCGCCACGACGAACGCTAGCCTGTCGCGCCAAGTCGAGATGATCGACTTCTACGAGCAGTACTTCGGGGGCTACCCGTTCATTGCCTACGGTTCGATCGTCGACGACGACACCGTCTTCTACGCACTCGAGACGCAGACCCGGCCGGTCTACTCGCGTTCGGCGAACGAGGGCACCGTGGCGCACGAGCTCGCCCACCAGTGGTTCGGCAACACGGTCAGCCCGGAACGCTGGCAGGACATCTGGCTCAATGAGGGCTGGGCGACGTACGCGTCCTGGATGTGGGACGAGAGCGACGGCGGCGCGACGGTGCAGGAGTCGTACGACGACTGGTACGCCTCCGAGGATCCCGGCGACGAGTACTGGGACCTCCGGATCGGCGACCCGGGCCCGCTCGGCCTGTTCCAGGGCCCGGTCTACGACCGCGGCGCCGGCACCCTGCACGCGCTCCGCGTCGAACTCGGCGACGACACCTTCTTCGCCGGCACGCGGCTCTGGCTCGAGCGCTACGACGACTCGGCCGGCACGGCCGAGGACTTCCAGGCGGTCTTCGAGGAGGTCTCGGGCGCAGACCTCGACGACTTCTTCCAGACCTGGCTGTACGACCAGGCGAAGCCGCCGGTGACCTGGACCACGCCGTAG
- a CDS encoding DUF3995 domain-containing protein, with protein MLTSRAVAAVGLVSVGVLHAVWASGASWPAKSRTELADATVGSASAPPAPVATALVAATATAAGIVAGGALGDRPIAVLARRAAGLALLTRAAIGGVVVCRALGLPDPSERFRTLDARFYRPVCLMLGAAALVGARRRSSGRAPAS; from the coding sequence GTGCTGACGTCGAGAGCGGTCGCGGCCGTCGGACTCGTGAGCGTGGGCGTGCTGCATGCCGTCTGGGCGAGTGGCGCGAGCTGGCCCGCGAAGAGCCGAACCGAGCTGGCGGACGCGACGGTCGGATCAGCATCCGCCCCACCGGCGCCTGTCGCGACCGCATTGGTCGCGGCGACGGCGACCGCGGCCGGCATCGTCGCCGGCGGAGCGCTCGGCGATCGTCCGATCGCCGTGCTCGCCCGGCGCGCCGCGGGCCTGGCTCTCCTGACACGAGCCGCGATCGGCGGCGTCGTCGTCTGCCGGGCACTCGGCCTGCCCGACCCGAGCGAGCGGTTCCGCACGCTCGACGCACGCTTCTACCGGCCAGTCTGCCTCATGCTCGGGGCCGCGGCGCTCGTGGGAGCTCGTCGGCGTTCCTCGGGCCGAGCCCCGGCGTCGTAG
- a CDS encoding MFS transporter, which translates to MEPNAAAGGRFNGRLAILLAMAMFVLVVDTSLMNVSISAVVRDLDTTVSGVQGAIALEALVSAAFILIGGKTGDLIGRKLAYILGLLGYAIGAIAMVFAQDLTAIIIFWAFIGGIGASLLLPAMQSLIHGNFEGAHQTRVYALVGASAAIAAAVGPLLGGFITTFLSWRVGFALEAVIIAVVLAGIGLVKDVPYHGDRSIDLVGAMLSIVGMGGVVTGILVWQEGGGYVGLIIGIGVLGLGLLVFWLRSRKRRGKPTLLDPTLFESKMFRSGASGQLLQQIALGGTMIVLPIYLQMVFEYNALQAGLSIAPLSLSMFVVALLAGRGLKRRPASIILWGFALVVVGIVILVPIVPIADSGWYLTIPLIIAGSGLGLLVSQLNNYTLSPISDERVSEAAGVNSAAGSFGLSFGLAFAGAIMLATLAFTFTASAEASSVLSPDEQQQVSSVLEEDAEIMTNTGLEELLVGQTPEVQAEILRINTDSRFIALQIALLVPILAGLLGIANALRMRRLPDPKPSASAEGAALG; encoded by the coding sequence ATGGAACCGAACGCGGCCGCCGGGGGGCGGTTCAACGGACGCCTCGCCATCCTGCTCGCAATGGCCATGTTCGTGCTCGTCGTCGACACCTCGCTCATGAACGTGTCGATCTCGGCGGTGGTGCGCGATCTCGACACCACGGTGAGCGGCGTGCAGGGTGCGATCGCGCTCGAGGCGCTCGTCTCGGCAGCCTTCATCCTGATCGGCGGCAAGACCGGCGACCTGATCGGGCGAAAGCTCGCCTACATCCTCGGTCTGCTCGGCTACGCGATCGGCGCGATCGCGATGGTCTTCGCGCAGGACCTCACGGCGATCATCATCTTCTGGGCGTTCATCGGCGGCATCGGCGCGTCACTGCTGCTGCCCGCGATGCAGTCGCTCATCCACGGCAACTTCGAGGGCGCGCACCAGACCCGGGTGTACGCGCTGGTCGGGGCATCCGCCGCCATCGCCGCCGCCGTCGGGCCGCTCCTCGGAGGGTTCATCACGACGTTCCTCTCCTGGCGGGTCGGCTTCGCGCTCGAAGCGGTCATCATCGCGGTCGTGCTCGCCGGCATCGGCCTCGTGAAGGACGTGCCGTACCACGGCGACCGTTCGATCGACCTCGTCGGCGCGATGCTGTCGATCGTGGGCATGGGCGGCGTCGTCACCGGCATCCTCGTGTGGCAGGAGGGCGGCGGGTACGTCGGCCTGATCATCGGCATCGGGGTGCTCGGACTCGGCCTGCTCGTGTTCTGGCTGCGCAGTCGCAAACGCCGCGGCAAGCCGACCCTGCTCGACCCGACGCTCTTCGAGTCGAAGATGTTCCGATCGGGTGCGAGCGGGCAGTTGCTGCAGCAGATCGCCTTGGGCGGCACGATGATCGTGCTGCCCATCTACCTGCAGATGGTCTTCGAGTACAACGCACTGCAGGCGGGGCTGTCGATCGCGCCGCTCTCACTCAGCATGTTCGTCGTGGCGCTGCTCGCCGGTCGCGGACTCAAACGGCGCCCGGCGAGCATCATCCTCTGGGGGTTCGCCCTCGTCGTCGTGGGCATCGTCATCCTCGTGCCGATCGTGCCGATCGCCGACTCGGGCTGGTATCTCACGATCCCGCTCATCATCGCCGGCTCTGGACTGGGCCTGCTCGTCTCCCAGTTGAACAACTACACGCTTTCGCCGATCTCCGACGAACGTGTCAGCGAGGCTGCCGGCGTGAACTCCGCGGCCGGTTCCTTCGGCCTCTCGTTCGGTCTCGCCTTCGCCGGCGCGATCATGCTCGCGACCCTCGCCTTCACGTTCACCGCGAGCGCCGAAGCGAGCTCGGTGCTGAGCCCCGACGAACAGCAGCAGGTCTCGTCGGTGCTCGAGGAGGATGCCGAGATCATGACGAACACCGGGCTCGAGGAGCTCCTCGTCGGTCAGACGCCCGAAGTGCAGGCGGAGATCCTGCGCATCAACACCGACTCCCGCTTCATCGCCCTGCAGATCGCCCTGCTCGTGCCGATCCTCGCCGGCCTCCTCGGCATCGCGAACGCGTTGCGGATGCGGCGGCTGCCCGACCCGAAGCCCTCGGCGTCGGCCGAGGGTGCGGCGCTCGGCTGA
- a CDS encoding TOPRIM nucleotidyl transferase/hydrolase domain-containing protein: MQGDVGHEASVTVVLVEGDSDRLAVEALAARLGHDLAEAGVRVVSMHGVTNLHRHLGEIAGLRSRPRVVGLFDAAEIGYVRRAVDDAGLGSATTLDELAGLGFFACDPDLEGELIRALGIDRMQQLLAEHGEIARFRGFQHQPAQRGRATDAQLRRFLGTHAGRKAQFAPLMIDALDPARIPAAMRALVETAVERESAPRR; the protein is encoded by the coding sequence ATGCAGGGCGACGTGGGGCACGAGGCATCCGTCACCGTCGTGCTCGTCGAAGGCGACAGCGATCGGCTCGCGGTCGAGGCGCTCGCGGCGCGGCTCGGGCACGATCTCGCCGAAGCGGGCGTGCGCGTCGTCTCGATGCACGGCGTCACCAATCTGCACCGCCACCTCGGGGAGATCGCCGGTCTACGATCACGGCCGCGCGTGGTCGGGTTGTTCGACGCGGCCGAGATCGGGTACGTGCGGCGCGCCGTCGATGACGCCGGCCTCGGCTCGGCGACCACGCTCGACGAGCTCGCCGGGCTCGGGTTCTTCGCGTGCGACCCCGACCTCGAGGGCGAGCTGATCCGTGCACTCGGCATCGACCGCATGCAGCAACTGCTCGCCGAGCACGGAGAGATCGCGCGCTTCCGCGGGTTCCAGCATCAGCCCGCGCAGCGCGGCCGGGCGACCGATGCGCAACTCCGGCGGTTCCTCGGCACCCACGCCGGGCGCAAGGCGCAGTTCGCGCCGCTCATGATCGACGCGCTCGACCCGGCGCGCATTCCGGCGGCGATGCGGGCGCTGGTCGAGACCGCGGTCGAGCGGGAGTCGGCGCCGCGCCGCTGA
- a CDS encoding serine protein kinase RIO, with protein sequence MHITSSLDESAVVRAHAASTAFTTPRFDAGDLAFQTTEPGEGQRWSTWPATTPLERGPQPRPDWLVTDAAAIDTELGVVKTGKEADLYLIERAVPDAEPGTLGRHVLLAAKRYRGSEHSDFHRSTVYTEGRTTRRSRDARALAKGTTFGREVARVQWAAAEFEALSRLTELGAAVPYPVQVSGTEVLMEFIGDGRVAAPRLAQVRATPDELRELFHQVVEFMRTLARSGLAHGDLSPYNLLVHDGRMVAIDLPQVVDVVSNPQGFDLLHRDCRNVCDWFTRQRLECDAEQLFGELIAEVYS encoded by the coding sequence TTGCACATCACCTCGTCTCTCGACGAATCCGCCGTCGTGCGTGCGCACGCGGCATCCACTGCCTTCACGACCCCGCGATTCGACGCGGGCGACCTCGCCTTCCAGACCACGGAACCGGGCGAGGGCCAACGCTGGTCGACCTGGCCGGCCACCACGCCGCTCGAACGCGGCCCGCAACCGCGACCCGATTGGCTCGTCACGGATGCCGCGGCGATCGACACCGAACTCGGTGTCGTCAAGACCGGCAAGGAGGCCGACCTCTACCTCATCGAACGCGCGGTGCCCGATGCCGAGCCCGGCACGCTCGGCAGGCACGTGCTGCTCGCCGCCAAGCGGTACCGCGGCAGCGAGCACAGCGACTTCCACCGCTCGACCGTCTACACCGAGGGGCGCACGACTCGCCGCAGTCGCGACGCCCGCGCCCTCGCGAAGGGCACGACGTTCGGCCGCGAGGTCGCGCGCGTGCAGTGGGCGGCCGCCGAGTTCGAGGCGCTGTCGCGACTCACCGAGCTCGGGGCGGCCGTGCCGTACCCGGTGCAGGTGAGCGGCACCGAGGTGCTCATGGAGTTCATCGGCGACGGCCGCGTCGCGGCCCCGCGCCTCGCGCAGGTTCGAGCCACCCCCGACGAGCTGCGCGAGCTGTTCCACCAGGTCGTCGAGTTCATGCGCACGCTCGCTCGCTCTGGGCTCGCGCATGGCGACCTCTCGCCGTACAACCTGCTCGTGCACGACGGCCGCATGGTCGCGATCGACCTGCCGCAGGTCGTCGACGTGGTGTCGAATCCGCAGGGGTTCGACCTGCTGCATCGCGACTGCCGCAACGTCTGCGACTGGTTCACGCGGCAGCGCCTCGAGTGCGACGCCGAGCAGTTGTTCGGCGAGCTGATCGCGGAGGTCTACAGCTGA
- a CDS encoding MFS transporter: MTDPDAPRSPEAPRNFPPSHLTPADGAAATIGVATGQVEAVAEAGARKGPIFAWGLWDWGSAAFNAVVTTFVFTVYLTSESFGPKGTVEAQLGWALAIAGLLIALLAPITGQRSDTSGRRKFWLAVNTYIVVAITVAMFFVQPGPEYLLLGLFLVAAGNVFFEFAGVNYNAMLVQVSTPRSIGKVSGFGWGMGYVGGIVLLLVVYFGFIQPEVGLFGVTGDDGMDVRVTMLVSALWFGLFALPVLFAVPEYRNPAAVEREKIGFFASYARLGRDIKRLWKEQRNTVWFLLASAVFRDGLAGVFTFGGVLAASVFGFSAGEVIIFAIAANVVAGISTIAVGALDDKLGAKPVIMAALIGLVVSGLLVFFLHDGGQIVFWTAGLALCLFVGPAQSASRTFLARLIPAGREGEVFGLYATTGRAVSFLAPTAFALFVTIGGEPYYGILGIVLVIALGLCLLIPVKANAPTR, from the coding sequence ATGACCGACCCCGACGCGCCGCGCTCGCCCGAAGCGCCCCGCAACTTTCCGCCGTCGCACCTCACCCCGGCCGACGGGGCCGCTGCGACCATCGGGGTCGCGACCGGGCAGGTCGAGGCGGTCGCCGAGGCCGGCGCGCGCAAGGGACCCATCTTCGCGTGGGGCCTCTGGGACTGGGGATCCGCGGCGTTCAACGCGGTCGTCACGACGTTCGTGTTCACGGTCTACCTCACGAGCGAGTCGTTCGGGCCGAAGGGCACGGTCGAGGCGCAGCTCGGCTGGGCGCTCGCGATCGCCGGCCTGCTCATCGCGCTGCTCGCGCCGATCACGGGTCAGCGCTCCGACACGAGCGGTCGCCGCAAGTTCTGGCTCGCGGTCAACACCTACATCGTCGTGGCCATCACCGTCGCGATGTTCTTCGTGCAGCCCGGCCCCGAGTACCTGCTGCTCGGCCTGTTCCTGGTGGCCGCCGGCAACGTCTTCTTCGAGTTCGCGGGCGTCAACTACAACGCGATGCTCGTGCAGGTCTCGACGCCGCGCTCGATCGGCAAGGTCTCGGGCTTCGGTTGGGGCATGGGCTACGTCGGCGGCATCGTGCTGCTGCTCGTCGTGTACTTCGGCTTCATCCAGCCCGAGGTCGGCCTCTTCGGCGTCACCGGCGACGACGGCATGGACGTGCGCGTGACGATGCTCGTCTCCGCCCTGTGGTTCGGCCTGTTCGCCCTGCCCGTGCTCTTCGCGGTGCCCGAGTACCGCAACCCCGCCGCCGTCGAGCGCGAGAAGATCGGCTTCTTCGCCTCCTACGCGCGCCTCGGCCGCGACATCAAGCGACTCTGGAAGGAGCAGCGCAACACCGTCTGGTTCCTGCTGGCGAGCGCGGTCTTCCGCGACGGGCTCGCGGGCGTCTTCACGTTCGGCGGCGTGCTCGCGGCATCCGTCTTCGGGTTCTCGGCCGGTGAGGTCATCATCTTCGCGATCGCGGCCAACGTCGTCGCGGGAATCTCGACGATCGCGGTCGGCGCACTCGACGACAAGCTCGGCGCGAAGCCCGTGATCATGGCGGCCCTCATCGGGCTCGTGGTGAGCGGCCTGCTCGTCTTCTTCCTGCACGACGGCGGCCAGATCGTGTTCTGGACCGCGGGGCTCGCGCTCTGCCTCTTCGTCGGCCCGGCGCAGTCGGCGAGCCGCACGTTCCTCGCCCGGCTGATCCCCGCCGGCCGCGAGGGCGAGGTCTTCGGCCTGTACGCGACAACCGGCCGCGCGGTGAGCTTCCTCGCGCCGACCGCCTTCGCCCTCTTCGTCACGATCGGCGGCGAGCCGTACTACGGCATCCTCGGCATCGTGCTCGTGATCGCGCTCGGCCTCTGCCTGCTCATCCCCGTGAAGGCGAACGCTCCGACGAGGTAG
- a CDS encoding TetR/AcrR family transcriptional regulator produces MATAHDDARGKPAAERALRPQARTTERREAVLKAAMNVFGARGYNKGALVEVAEQAGMTHAGVLHHFGSKEGLLVAMLKYRDGEEVAGVPARAQTEGPAFLQHLVDTVEENTHRRGVVQAYSVLSGESVTDGHPAHEYFQVRLDVLREKIAGVLGEVTGNTDPDDLSDSASALIAVMDGLQVQWLLNPDAVDMTRIVGRTLDEIVARLRARAGD; encoded by the coding sequence GTGGCCACAGCCCATGACGACGCGCGCGGCAAGCCGGCCGCCGAGCGCGCCCTGCGCCCGCAAGCTCGAACGACCGAGCGCCGCGAGGCGGTGCTGAAGGCGGCGATGAACGTGTTCGGCGCCCGCGGGTACAACAAGGGCGCCCTCGTCGAGGTGGCCGAGCAGGCCGGCATGACCCATGCGGGCGTGCTGCACCACTTCGGCAGCAAGGAGGGACTGCTCGTCGCGATGCTGAAGTACCGCGACGGCGAGGAGGTCGCCGGCGTGCCCGCGCGTGCGCAGACCGAGGGCCCGGCGTTCCTGCAGCACCTCGTCGACACGGTCGAAGAGAACACGCATCGCCGCGGCGTCGTGCAGGCCTACTCCGTGCTCTCGGGGGAGTCGGTCACCGATGGGCATCCGGCGCACGAGTACTTCCAGGTGCGCCTCGACGTGCTGCGCGAGAAGATCGCGGGCGTGCTCGGCGAAGTGACCGGCAACACCGATCCCGACGACCTCTCCGACTCGGCCTCCGCCCTGATCGCCGTCATGGACGGGCTGCAGGTGCAGTGGCTCCTGAACCCCGACGCCGTCGACATGACCCGCATCGTGGGCCGCACGCTCGACGAGATCGTCGCCCGCCTGCGTGCGCGGGCGGGCGACTGA
- a CDS encoding MarR family winged helix-turn-helix transcriptional regulator, giving the protein MNASSQVPPGERSGSDAAGPASNDPIALIEQALVTMRRDQERRRLQRRAEHFGREGHDGHGGGHSHDHPHGHRHDGRHPDEHPGHADHEHGEGAELDDHRGRRGGGRGGPDGWGGRGRGRGPGGGPGRHALAHAARFRLLDALEGAERPPSVSQLAEAIGVDQPRASRLVQAAVEAGHVRREADPSDARRSALVLTASGRKLLESARDTRRGAVETALAAFTPEETAEFARLLSRFIADWPRD; this is encoded by the coding sequence ATGAACGCATCGAGTCAAGTCCCTCCCGGAGAACGCTCAGGGTCGGATGCCGCGGGGCCCGCCTCGAACGATCCGATCGCGTTGATCGAGCAGGCCCTCGTCACGATGCGCCGCGACCAGGAACGCCGGCGGCTCCAGCGCCGGGCCGAGCACTTCGGGCGGGAGGGCCACGACGGACACGGGGGCGGGCACTCGCACGACCACCCGCACGGGCACAGGCACGACGGGCGCCATCCTGACGAGCACCCGGGGCACGCCGACCACGAGCACGGCGAGGGTGCCGAACTCGACGATCATCGAGGCCGCCGTGGTGGCGGGCGCGGAGGTCCCGACGGTTGGGGCGGGCGAGGTCGCGGACGAGGCCCGGGTGGCGGTCCCGGCCGGCACGCGCTCGCGCACGCGGCGCGCTTCCGCCTGCTCGATGCGCTCGAGGGCGCCGAGCGCCCGCCCTCGGTGAGCCAGCTCGCCGAGGCGATCGGCGTCGATCAGCCGCGGGCGAGCCGGCTCGTGCAGGCCGCCGTCGAAGCAGGGCATGTGCGCCGCGAGGCGGACCCATCCGACGCCCGGCGGAGTGCCCTCGTACTCACGGCCTCCGGCCGGAAGCTGCTGGAGAGCGCCCGCGACACGCGCCGCGGAGCCGTCGAGACCGCGCTCGCCGCATTCACCCCCGAGGAGACGGCCGAATTCGCGCGCCTGCTCTCCCGCTTCATCGCCGACTGGCCGCGCGACTAG
- a CDS encoding MarR family winged helix-turn-helix transcriptional regulator has protein sequence MTTPDNSQNTNDDSASPRPLGFWLKVIDRRLDEAMGDLFAEEGITRRDWRRLNLVAGTVTDPRMSEKLAARPERVEPLVERGWVEGEPGTWALTEAGEAARASLQERVATLRAKVAGAVSPEDFATTMASLEAIAGELGWAEGERMPRRHHRGFGRRHGGGFGRRHHGEGHRHGEGHGAGHGRCGDGHGHGRTRNDVHVHVHMHGDAGRPGHPHERGDHGHASHEGHGRGRTRA, from the coding sequence ATGACCACCCCCGACAACTCTCAGAACACGAACGACGACTCCGCGAGCCCCCGCCCCTTGGGCTTCTGGCTCAAGGTCATCGACCGCCGCCTCGACGAGGCGATGGGCGACCTCTTCGCCGAAGAGGGCATCACCCGCCGCGACTGGCGGCGCCTCAACCTCGTGGCGGGCACCGTCACCGACCCCCGCATGAGCGAGAAGCTCGCAGCGCGCCCCGAGCGCGTCGAGCCCCTCGTCGAGCGCGGCTGGGTCGAGGGCGAGCCCGGCACCTGGGCCCTGACCGAGGCCGGCGAGGCCGCTCGTGCGTCACTGCAGGAGCGCGTCGCAACGCTCCGCGCGAAGGTCGCCGGGGCCGTCAGCCCCGAGGACTTCGCCACGACCATGGCCTCGCTCGAGGCGATCGCCGGCGAGCTCGGCTGGGCCGAAGGCGAGCGGATGCCGCGGCGACACCACCGCGGCTTCGGCCGTCGCCACGGCGGCGGCTTCGGCCGTCGCCACCACGGCGAAGGCCACCGTCACGGCGAAGGGCACGGTGCCGGCCACGGTCGGTGCGGCGACGGCCACGGCCACGGCCGGACTCGCAACGACGTCCACGTGCATGTCCACATGCACGGCGATGCCGGCCGACCCGGTCACCCGCACGAGCGCGGTGACCACGGCCATGCCAGCCACGAGGGCCACGGGCGCGGTCGCACCCGAGCCTGA
- a CDS encoding ABC transporter permease, with amino-acid sequence MRLSRLSRTTLGIVTGVILLVVYVPLFVVLVNSFSTSTSLTWPPPGFTLEWWGRAFQSAGAMEAVATSVQIAIIATIISLVLGTLISLALQRFEFFGREAISLLVILPIALPGIITGIALNNFFRTIMGVPLSIWTVVIAHATFCIVTVFNNVIARLRRQGTNLEEASADLGAGVWTTFRLVTFPQLRSALLAGGLLAFALSFDEIIVTTFTAGSGVTTLPIFILNNMFRPNQAPIVSVIAVVLVLVSIIPIYIAQRLSGSEAEKR; translated from the coding sequence ATGCGACTCTCCCGACTCTCACGCACGACGCTCGGCATCGTGACCGGCGTGATCCTGCTGGTCGTCTACGTGCCGCTCTTCGTCGTGCTCGTGAACTCGTTCTCGACGTCGACGTCGCTGACCTGGCCGCCGCCCGGCTTCACGCTCGAGTGGTGGGGACGCGCGTTCCAGAGTGCCGGCGCCATGGAGGCGGTGGCGACGAGCGTGCAGATCGCGATCATCGCCACGATCATCTCGCTCGTGCTGGGCACGCTCATCTCGCTCGCCCTGCAGCGCTTCGAGTTCTTCGGGCGCGAGGCGATCAGCCTGCTCGTCATCCTGCCGATCGCCCTTCCCGGCATCATCACGGGTATCGCGCTCAACAACTTCTTCCGCACGATCATGGGGGTGCCGCTCTCGATCTGGACCGTCGTGATCGCGCACGCGACGTTCTGCATCGTCACGGTGTTCAACAACGTGATCGCGCGGCTGCGCCGACAGGGCACGAACCTCGAGGAGGCCTCCGCCGACCTCGGGGCCGGTGTCTGGACGACGTTCCGGCTCGTGACCTTCCCGCAGCTGCGCTCGGCCCTGCTCGCGGGCGGCCTGCTCGCCTTCGCCCTCTCGTTCGACGAGATCATCGTCACGACGTTCACGGCGGGGTCGGGGGTGACGACGCTGCCCATCTTCATCCTGAACAACATGTTCCGGCCGAACCAGGCGCCGATCGTCTCGGTCATCGCCGTCGTGCTCGTGCTCGTCTCGATCATCCCGATCTACATCGCGCAGCGGCTCTCGGGCTCGGAGGCGGAGAAGCGCTGA
- a CDS encoding ABC transporter permease has translation MTHATVPRPRETPARRVSVFLSTHPRARLGLLLSAPLFWLGIVYIVALVLLLVTAFWSVDSFTGEITQEWTLDNIIEVVTGSLYQTVTLRTLGVALAVTLIDVALALPIAFFMAKVATPRMQRILLIAVLTPLWASYLVKAYAWRSVLSQDGILEWLLAPFGGSTPGYGLPATIITLSYLWLPYVILPIYAGLERVPDSLLEASSDLGGRTWPTLRLVVFPLVLPAIIAGTIFSFALSLGDYITVNIVGGANQMLGNLVYTNVGAANNLPLASAIALIPIVIIFGYLFLVRRTGALDNL, from the coding sequence TTGACGCACGCGACCGTGCCCCGCCCGAGGGAGACCCCGGCCCGCCGGGTCTCCGTCTTCCTCAGCACGCACCCCCGCGCCCGGCTCGGGCTGCTGCTCAGCGCCCCGCTGTTCTGGCTCGGCATCGTCTACATCGTGGCCCTCGTGCTGCTGCTCGTGACGGCGTTCTGGTCGGTCGACAGCTTCACGGGCGAGATCACCCAGGAGTGGACCCTCGACAACATCATCGAGGTCGTCACCGGCTCGCTCTACCAGACGGTGACATTGCGCACCCTGGGCGTCGCGCTCGCGGTGACCCTCATCGACGTGGCACTCGCGCTGCCGATCGCGTTCTTCATGGCGAAGGTGGCGACCCCGCGCATGCAGCGGATCCTGCTCATCGCGGTGCTGACGCCGCTGTGGGCGAGCTACCTCGTGAAGGCCTACGCCTGGCGCTCGGTGCTCTCGCAGGACGGCATCCTCGAGTGGCTGCTCGCTCCGTTCGGCGGCAGCACACCCGGCTACGGCCTGCCCGCGACCATCATCACGCTGTCCTACCTGTGGCTGCCCTACGTGATCCTCCCGATCTACGCGGGGCTCGAGCGGGTGCCCGACTCGTTGCTCGAGGCCTCCTCCGACCTCGGCGGGCGCACCTGGCCGACGCTGCGGCTCGTGGTGTTCCCGCTCGTGCTGCCGGCGATCATCGCGGGCACGATCTTCAGCTTCGCGCTCTCGCTCGGCGACTACATCACGGTGAACATCGTCGGCGGCGCGAACCAGATGCTCGGAAACCTCGTCTACACGAACGTCGGCGCGGCGAACAACCTGCCCCTCGCCTCGGCGATCGCGCTCATCCCGATCGTGATCATCTTCGGCTACCTCTTCCTCGTGCGTCGCACCGGCGCGCTCGACAACCTCTAG